The following DNA comes from Vespa velutina chromosome 11, iVesVel2.1, whole genome shotgun sequence.
GTTTCAATTACGACCTTggttatacattttttatttataatcctTGGAAAAAATTCCTAATTTCTGCAATTCCGATGGGTTAAACCTAGTTATCTTAGAATCATTTACGTAGACTTTCATTAGACTCCAGGCAATAATTTATCCTTCAATGGTTCGTCCTTTTAtacctcttctctttcatactAACTCTTATcctacatataatatatgtctatacatatataatatctattcaACGAGACAAGTCCGGAGACATAAATAAGACAGTCGCGTGCAAAGCGTGTGATAAATGCATGAGACTCCAACTGTTGATtggtaaataataatcaattgttGAATtcagaataaaatttacatactTATGTAGGTCATAGTTAGGGACTTGCTTCGACTCTCCGCTCAAAAACTGTTTTACTATTTCATAAGTGTGAATGCGCTCCTGATCTGACTCACGTGTACCTCACGTGCATTTGTTTACATCTCTTGACTCATCTGGTGTTTAAGGCTATAGATACGACGGCTATAGTAGATACGACGGCTATAGATACGACGCATCACCAATAAGAATTtgttttacgatataaatacacattatttatagaattataaatataattaatacatacaaTAAATAGTACATAAATTTGCgacaaaaaaacaagatattgtcgaatattttataaaaaataataattagtgaatacatatttatatattgaatattatacaaattctatttccattaaaaaaatatatatatacatattaaatattatatattaaatattatttttataaaaatcaaaacatGTTTTGGttactattaaaataatatgtaatatataagttctcattaatttttctatctttaacaaaataatcgataaaaaatctTGTTTGCAGTCgcaagtttatatatttaatatgcatATAGTTTATATACTTCAtgttattaaacaaaatagtACCGGCGCTGTGTCCGATTTAGCAAAGATTACCGCAAAGTAAATCATTagcgaaagaaataaatataagagatcggataacataaatttattataataatgccCTACTAATCATGAAGAGAGGAGAtactttttaaacaaaattttagcTTTCAATgtaggaaatataaaaaaaaacatttcgcACTTCTAATCGCTTATCAGcttaaaatatatagttttacTGCTATATTCCAAggcttttgaaaaaattaaagaatactttttcttttaattttagagATATATAACAGCGTTCCTCATCACAGGTACATGAAATTTACTTTTGTTCaattctaaatattatttttgtaggTGAGTTTAGGCCAGAGTATTTGAAAAACAACAAatgcttttattaaaataaagatataaacaaattctctACTGTCTCCCTATAAAGATATACAAACTTCCTCTCGTCTGTACATTCGCTTAACACTCGATACTCGATAAAACTCAATTACTCTTCATTCTGCTCTGCTCTCTTATACTTTCTAATCCATTCTATTTTGTTATACTCTGTTTTCTACTCTGTTCTCTTTTATGCCTAACCTTCATATGGgttatcgtttatttctttcgcaCGCTCATTATCGCTatctttcattcatatatatctGTTAGGACGCGGACATACGAATTGCGTCCAGACAAAATGTATTCAGTCAAAATGCGTTTAAACAAAGTGCGCCTAAATTCCGCCTAATCTCCACACGTGCATAAACATTCATCTTTATCGTTCATATGACACTTATATTCCTAGGATTACGttcttatcataaatattattcctaGCATTCTTCCAAGATTTACATATATGAACATTAACCTAATCCtacaataatacatacatataatatatatatatatatatatatatatatatatatatataaaatatattatatattaaatattatttttataaaaatcaaaatatgttttaatttctattaaaataatatataatatataagtattcactaattattcaataataatccatatcgaaaataatcgataatttatgCTATAAGTGatcaaatataagaaaaactgACGGAATTATTCAACTTCGATCCTATCCCTATGATTTCTGAATTATGAATCTTTGATGCTTGCCATTTAAACTTTGCTGCTAAACTTTGCTTATAAGATTTTTACATCTccaatgtataaaatataaagagaagtaaacatttttctaaaatttaataatgagaCATAAAAGTTAGATTTGTTAATATGAATAACTGGCTAGAATCGTTTGTACAAAACTCATTAAAATTACCCGAAGGAGTTACCGCAATTTCTTCGTATGAGTATCGCAAAACTTGTTTCCTTGCGTTTGGAACGAATCAGAAAAGCTAAACATCAATTTACCCATACAGTTTGTTTATATTCCAAATATTCAATTCAACGCTTCAAGATTCTATGTACAATTGACCCAATAAAGCTTTAGATTTTTCTGGTTACTATTAGTACACTGTGTAGATTAttgacatctttttttttatactacgAGACGGTATTATAAGTTCGTCTAAGTAATTTAATACCTTTCGTATTTTAATACCGTTCGCAATCAATTCGTGCATTTCCATAAATTCGTTAAGTTCATacaaaacgataaatatttataactattCTCTTGAATTGACACGTGCAAAAAACGGTTTTTTGAATTAAGAACACTAAATAAACTAGCttcttataatttatcgtCGATCAATGGAAGAGCGTATCTATCCttaacaattttcttatttaattaatgataatctacacacatataaatactaccatttattttctttacgattgcaatagaattttctttttcgaaatactTAGTCTTGCAATTTGATATAAATCGTCGCGCATAACTGATACATGAGTATATCGTTGTTTAATTactatttccatttttatgTTGACTTGCTTAGATGAACTTGGCTCATAATGCTCTATCATCTCTAATAGATTGCATTTAACATCAACatcatttacattatttaaattaattgagTTTTTAggatctttattatccttactgtTCAAAATCAAGAATGACTATGCAAAATATATTTGGCAGTTAAACCTACgcagaaatttttttgaacTCGCGCTAACAATGCAATAATAAGCATGTCTCCAATTATAACAGACttataaattcgattatcCGATTTGCATACGTTAGTTCATTTgatttgtctttcttttttttgcacaATTCGAACCCACACAGCCGAATTCGCCGCATCGGAAATATTTCACGCCTTTCTTTCCCTAATTTATTTAACCGCAGCACATTATCACAATTGCAGCACCGCCTGTCCAAATTTCTTCTCCTGTATACATGACGTCATCTttcctaattcttttttcgatcTCTTAGCTTGATCCCTCGGTATCCTGCCATTTGCACTACTATGACTGCTATGATCTTGATTCCTCATATTGTTTTTTGTCGTCACAATTCTTTGTGGTCCATGCGCCGTATAACATTATTTACTGATTCATCTTGAAtcagtaaattttatttattattcactgATTCATCTtgaatactttttataatatattgaattataatatattgtatatatttttataatatattgaatttataatatagtaaattttttattcaacttCGATTTCCGCATGACTATTTATTTCATGCATGGTTAtcattctgtatatatattaatacatatgtaataatgtaataaaattcatcgtcGACTTTTCTCATTCAAATTAATTCCGCACGAATCTATTGCTATTGACGATCCTGCCAAACTCCTTGATCAATGATTTTCAACCATATCCACAAATCAGCACATTACACTAATCCTCGCAGTAATCACTTGGCAAAGATTATTTTCTGCGCTTGTGACTACTGACAAATTTCAATCACTTCTTCAAAATCTTTTAGCCAATATATTAAATCGCAAAGAGGTTCTTTTCCCTATTTTCCTGATAATAAGAAATACTAAATATTGCTAGTGGATAGATGATTCtgagaattaattttaaggtTAATTAAAGACAAGGATAGCGGCTTCAGAGACAAAAAAATGACAACAGCACCTAAAATGACGAACTGTCGAAGATTAGCTGACcaattgcattttttttcttattgcgTATTATCTCATTAGTACGTGAAGCTGCACGTGCTACTACCGAGTTTCTCTGAACCGgcaatataatatagattatatagatatacagaATATCCCATCTAAATGTAACCATCTAAAAAGTAAAACACATTCATTTGTGatgatacaaaatatattttacatacaatTGGAATGATATCAAATGACGAATACGCTGCAAAGAATATTTTAGTGCTTTAGTCATTTTTCAAGGTCgccgatattttttttgtatatacctAAGTGTATATTTTTTCCCCTAGCATGTCGTAGCTaggattaaaaaggaaaaaaggaaaaaattaggaacaaaaaaatttcacacatatgtaataatatgttCTGAcacaatcgatataattaatcctggaaataatttttaatatttcattttaattttaggAATTAAAGATCAATTCAAGGACatgtcattatatatattcaagcATACAACAtacaagggaaaaaaatattcacttACATATatcaggaaaaagaagaatcgacGATTTtcgcaaaaaaatattttttacagcGTATTCGCCCCTTTTAGGTTGGACATACAGTATAGAACcctctttcgaaatattctttatattctttaaatattctttcctGGAAAATTGTTCGAAATTAGAAATTGTTTCTTATAACATTGTGATCTTATCATAGGAAACATTTCTGAAGAAATGTTaacaaattcatttaattgttAGACAATCCTCTAAAATCATTCTGTTTATCaaaaacttataaaaattaaaattaattcaaaataaatgtCTTGTTATTTAACAGGAGTTTGGACAGTTGGAAACATTGGTAAAGAAGAAGGTACCATATGGGCAGCACTTGTTGCAGCTTATCTCGTTTATCCAATTCTATATTACATCGGCGATGACACCATTTGGGTATTTCTCATGGTGCTTGCATCGAATTTAGCATTCGACACATTCAGCAAACGATGGCGTTTAAAAccaaaaaagaagcaaagatGGATCAAAAGAATGCTAGCTCTATTCTTAGCTATTAGTTTGTACTTTTCATTGATAGGTAGTTATCTATACTTCAATGCTGTTATCACGGACagtgaaaatgaagaaattaaattgtcAGATGCGATTGGACATTTCTTTACTTCACCTATTTGGCTTGATCTTAAGGTTTGTTTCTAATGTGTTCTTTAACGATTCTTCGATAATATAACATAGAAAAAAGTATTGTAAACGTATATgcataaattgtataatatttttttttatttcatatttctagGCGAGTTTGGAAGCAACCTGGAATCAAGCGGTTCATCAAGGATTTTGGGCAACCTGGGCTCAAATCGTGGATCTATCTGATCCACGAGGTGAAATAAACGCTTATAAGGTATGATTTTTTTACAcgatatacaaaattaatatatgttcTAGAGTATTctagagaaaataatagttataggatttctttttgttaatttcaaACTTTAAAATCATTTCCTTTGAAAAGGTTATTTTTGTACAAAAGACACTTCATATAATATCTTTGATACTATGAAAAAACATACATCGTTCTTTCTCACCGTAGATTCTTGGCCTATCTCAAACGGCCTCGCAAAGCGAAATTACGGCTAAATGGAGAACTCTTTCAAGAGATAATCATCCAGACAAAATTAAGGGTACGAAAGAGGAGAGGCGAAAGGCTCAAGAAAAGTTTATGGAAATACAGCAGGCTTATGAAATACTATCTAAAGCTAAAAATCGAAGGCAACGTCGAAATCGAAGATCGGAATGAAAAATTCTCGAGATCGAACTATTTTCAATGTCAAATGAGacgtttatttaaacaatcgtGTGATCATCATAGTAGTCCATACAAAAGTTTCATACCGCACGTACTTAAAAGAAGTTTAACATCATTCATTAAGAGTAAACACTTGTTCGGGCAATTCGCCAAACGGCTTTCTTCGGCGTCGTTGCTCTcaggataaatatttaaatgttcaaGGGCAATGTGACTCTTCGTTTTCGCACTTTTGGTGATCGACGTAAAACGTAATTCCACCATTAAGTTTATCATTCCacaaaaaattttcaacgagTGCCTTAGATCGCATCGAAGCAATCGATTAAGAACGTTgataatctaaaaatataaagctcCGACCGGCtcgaaaaatgtttataagcTTTGACTACGGCGTCATGGCGTTTACGTCGAAACACACACAATTTTAAACGGCGATCGTAAAACGTGGAAACACTTTGAGAATCCTCGTAGAATTTAAAGGAACTCCCTTTGATCTTTGATCTTTAATTTTCCACCATAAACTCACTGCTCCtggacgataaaaacgatcagctatttataaaaaagctATCATACCTATGAGTTATTCGATTCGAAAAGGTCGTCGCGTTTAAGAAAGATTATACAACGTAAACACAatgtgattttctttttcctttcaatggAATTTTGCGGAACGATCAACtacttgcttttctttttcgttctcggTGGCTTCACAATGGTACTTTCGATTCTTTCCACGAAACTCGCGCCACACTTTTCGCCGGTTTTCTCGATGAAATCTTGCGGCGAAACTAGGGTGATcctaaaaacaaagaaaaaaagaaattaacaaaatgatGACCACGATAAGACGTTAGCGTctgatcatatttttttttcctatttttatacgacgaaaaataaaaaaaaaacgcccTTGTTTCAATTCAAGTTGTCAGTTCGTACCTTAACTGCGGTACACTAAGAGGTCGGAGAAGACTCTTGACAACTGGTGGCACTTGACCGTTCTTTGGCAACGCAGGACTACTTGCGCAGAGAGCTGCACTCGTCAATTGCGAAACCAAGGAAAAGGAACTTCGGTCGGGACCCGAACTCGTTCGAAATACTTTTCTAATCCTCGATTTCAAACCTGTTGAGGAGGTTGGTAACGGTGTTGTTGGAATAGGCGTTACCTGTGATACAAATTAaagtttttcattaataagGATGAGTtcttaaagattaaaaaagagaatttaggtattttgcattattaataaaatgaccATAAAAAtacctatattattattattaatttaatttttattgttatttttttaaatataggtatttttattaataataacaatgtgttttttttattaataaaaaatgtaaatatttttattattatatcgttgtatagaaatagattttttattattacgaaaagaaaaatctatttttataataattactgaaatttaatgatattctATATTGGacttattcgattaattttaatattattataatgtatagaTACGTTGACAATAAATATGTACGAATAAATTCgaacatttttgttttattttacaagCCTACGTACTTTTCCCTGAAGAACTTTCGCTGCTAATTCTGGTTCACTACCCCAACGACACGATGTGGTTCTCTCTAATAAACGATGTCTTGCGAATCTCTCGATTACTTCGGCACAAACATATCTCCCACAAAATCTTGCCCATTGCTCAGCTCTTAATCCTCTTCCATGATCACGTAACGTGGGGTTTGCTcctatgatataaaaaataataataagaagaaatgatcAAAAAATGTTATGATAATCGATgctaaatttcattataaatcgatcaattatcgataataattaaatgaactCTTAAGGtaatcttttttgtctttgaaGTCAAACattcatatatttgtattttaatgttcatttcatttttttttgcttaatCCAATAAGCTAATTCAACATCTTATTGTTATActattctttcattatctAGAAATTCGTTCATAACAATTTgcacttcttattttttaaatatatattttttaagtataatatatagtattactcaaatttgttttgaaactataaatttcatataagcAAGAAATAGaccatataataattataaatattcatatcaACAATTAAcaattctcttatttttttaattatgtttttataataatttttcatattacataaagctataacgataacatatcgagtatttttattatctttacgtttctatttcttatttgttcTATAATATAGcctgaaaatatgaaaactaTAAAACGTTGAACAAGAAATTTACATAATGTggagcaaaaaataaataagaaatattaatgactATAAATTGGATGACTTTTAAATTCTGTATAAGTAGTACAACCAATATTATTCGTTAGATATcccatataaatattaatataagtaataatctATTAATTCCTACATAAAAGTGGAAGGAATACTACATTAAAAGGAATTTTCTAGAAAATTGTGtactatgaaaaagaaactctTAATC
Coding sequences within:
- the LOC124953206 gene encoding dnaJ homolog subfamily C member 22: MNNSNIQDKRIHKRKSTFWAYVLWLFGGLIGAHHIYLGRDAHAFLYISTFGGYLGLGWFWDIFKIPSYVADANDDPNFVEQFKYKVRANRKPPFSTIRFAAGNAVAYFWAEIYCSAIPQDEINGINFRHLIILTPAVIALGVWTVGNIGKEEGTIWAALVAAYLVYPILYYIGDDTIWVFLMVLASNLAFDTFSKRWRLKPKKKQRWIKRMLALFLAISLYFSLIGSYLYFNAVITDSENEEIKLSDAIGHFFTSPIWLDLKASLEATWNQAVHQGFWATWAQIVDLSDPRGEINAYKILGLSQTASQSEITAKWRTLSRDNHPDKIKGTKEERRKAQEKFMEIQQAYEILSKAKNRRQRRNRRSE